A window from Pirellulales bacterium encodes these proteins:
- a CDS encoding ArdC-like ssDNA-binding domain-containing protein translates to MTSVRADVYSRVTDQIVAQLEAGSRPWLQPWQAAHAAGVVSRPLRFNAMPYRGINVVLLWLAAMRHGFTCPLWMTYRQAGELEGRVRRGEKGSLVVYANTFTRHETDDNGEEHEHEVPFLKSYSVFNAEQIDGLPAHYYAQAEPRLHTVERVQRAEQFFGRTGADIRHGGSMAYYARQPDCIQVPAFESFRDAESYYATLAHEVTHNAACRIMPRRM, encoded by the coding sequence ATGACCTCCGTGCGAGCCGATGTCTACAGCCGGGTGACCGACCAGATCGTCGCCCAACTCGAAGCGGGCAGTCGCCCCTGGCTTCAACCCTGGCAGGCCGCCCACGCGGCGGGCGTGGTATCACGGCCCTTGCGGTTCAATGCCATGCCGTACCGCGGCATCAACGTCGTGCTGCTGTGGCTGGCCGCCATGCGGCACGGCTTTACCTGTCCCCTGTGGATGACCTACCGGCAGGCCGGTGAACTCGAAGGACGGGTCCGCCGCGGCGAGAAGGGATCGCTCGTCGTCTATGCCAACACTTTCACCCGGCACGAAACCGACGATAACGGCGAGGAGCACGAGCACGAGGTGCCTTTCCTCAAGAGCTACTCCGTCTTCAATGCCGAGCAAATCGACGGCTTGCCTGCCCACTACTATGCCCAGGCCGAGCCACGGCTGCATACTGTCGAGCGGGTCCAGCGGGCGGAGCAGTTCTTCGGCCGCACCGGTGCGGACATCAGGCACGGCGGCTCGATGGCCTATTACGCCCGGCAGCCCGACTGCATTCAAGTGCCCGCCTTCGAGAGCTTCCGCGATGCCGAAAGTTACTACGCCACCCTGGCACACGAAGTCACACATAATGCCGCGTGCCGGATTATGCCGCGTCGGATGTGA